One window from the genome of Thermaerobacter marianensis DSM 12885 encodes:
- a CDS encoding PaaI family thioesterase gives MAKEGTAGVAQGDHGIAVQDRYPDDFAWCYGCGRLNPAGLHLKTYRDGEETVTAFRPRPEHTAIPGFVYGGLIASLIDCHGTATASLALYHRDGHRLGDPEPVPRCVTASLQVDYRRPTPLGPELVVRGRAVEVGARKVVVESELYAGGTLCARGRMVAVLAPPSMTPGAPPAPAPGT, from the coding sequence ATGGCCAAGGAGGGGACGGCAGGCGTGGCGCAGGGAGACCATGGGATTGCGGTCCAGGACCGCTACCCCGACGACTTCGCCTGGTGTTACGGCTGCGGCCGCCTCAACCCGGCGGGCCTGCACCTGAAGACCTACCGGGACGGCGAGGAGACGGTGACGGCCTTTCGCCCCCGGCCCGAGCACACGGCGATCCCGGGGTTCGTCTACGGCGGGCTCATCGCCTCGCTGATCGACTGCCACGGCACGGCGACGGCGTCCCTGGCCCTGTACCACCGGGACGGCCACCGGCTGGGCGATCCGGAGCCGGTGCCCCGGTGCGTGACGGCCTCCCTGCAGGTCGACTACCGGCGCCCGACGCCGCTGGGACCCGAACTGGTGGTGCGGGGGCGGGCGGTGGAGGTGGGCGCCCGCAAGGTGGTGGTGGAGAGCGAGCTGTACGCGGGAGGGACGCTGTGCGCCCGGGGGCGGATGGTGGCGGTGCTGGCACCGCCCAGCATGACGCCCGGGGCCCCTCCGGCCCCGGCGCCCGGGACCTGA
- a CDS encoding ABC transporter ATP-binding protein: MSVPWKIRIRGLRKEFVAGRRVIAALDGIDLEVAEGEFVCLVGPSGCGKTTLLRILAGLEKPTAGTIEVAGSDPARPLQAMVFQEQSVFPWMTVRRNIGYGLALRRVPRAERERIVDHYLDLVGLTPFADAYPHQLSGGMKQRVSVARAFAVDPEILLMDEPFAALDEQNKLLLAEELLRLWEANRKTVLYVTHSIDEAIHLADRIVVFTASPGRIKAEVPVAIPRHRDLDTLRGHPAYAAAYQRVWQALRDEVLAARRHEERERVAGRR; this comes from the coding sequence ATGTCCGTGCCGTGGAAGATCCGGATTCGCGGCCTGCGCAAGGAGTTCGTCGCCGGCCGGCGGGTGATCGCGGCCCTGGACGGGATCGACCTGGAAGTGGCCGAGGGGGAGTTCGTGTGCCTGGTCGGGCCGTCGGGGTGCGGCAAGACCACGCTGCTGCGCATCCTGGCGGGCCTTGAGAAGCCGACGGCGGGCACCATCGAGGTGGCCGGCAGCGACCCCGCCCGGCCCTTGCAGGCCATGGTGTTCCAGGAGCAGTCGGTGTTCCCCTGGATGACCGTCCGGCGCAACATCGGCTATGGCCTGGCCCTGCGGCGGGTCCCCCGTGCCGAGCGGGAGCGCATCGTCGACCACTACCTCGACCTGGTGGGCCTGACGCCCTTTGCCGACGCCTATCCCCATCAGCTCTCGGGCGGCATGAAGCAGCGGGTCAGCGTGGCCCGCGCCTTCGCCGTCGACCCGGAGATCCTGTTGATGGACGAACCCTTCGCCGCGCTGGACGAGCAGAACAAGCTGCTGCTGGCGGAGGAGCTGCTGCGCCTCTGGGAGGCGAACCGCAAGACGGTGCTCTACGTCACCCACTCCATCGACGAAGCGATCCACCTGGCCGACCGCATCGTGGTCTTCACCGCCTCGCCCGGCCGCATCAAGGCCGAGGTCCCGGTGGCCATCCCGCGGCACCGCGACCTGGACACCTTGCGCGGTCACCCCGCCTATGCCGCCGCCTACCAGCGGGTATGGCAGGCCCTGCGGGACGAAGTGCTGGCCGCCCGGCGCCACGAGGAGCGGGAGCGGGTGGCGGGCCGGCGGTGA
- a CDS encoding ABC transporter permease, producing MNRWQHGNGGRGRRRGPGRLAPVLDGQAGGAPDGRAQDGRMPDSRRDGRASDGGLRDGRPHDGRPHDGRAHDGRPQADPPVTVLADEPGPRGRGTGAGLTWRRRRPVLGRERWLSILSPIAMLLIWEILVRLGWLDARFFPPPSRVAVRFADMVADGTLFHHLGISLMRVILGFAAGAVPAVAIGLTMGLFPWVRAVLEPVVAALYPIPKIALLPLLLMIFGVGETFKVVTIALGCFTLVLVNTVAGVVNIERIYVDVARNFGASRLDFYRTVAWPGALPMIFAGLKLGMGVSLLLIVAAEMIGARSGLGYLIWNSYQVWDMAAMYIGLVLMSFFGYVFTMALNELERVVLPWRPR from the coding sequence ATGAACCGCTGGCAGCACGGAAACGGCGGCCGCGGCCGCCGGCGCGGCCCAGGCCGGCTGGCGCCGGTCCTTGACGGCCAGGCCGGAGGGGCGCCGGACGGCCGAGCCCAGGACGGCCGGATGCCGGACAGCCGGAGGGACGGCCGCGCTTCCGACGGCGGGCTGCGGGACGGCCGGCCCCACGACGGCCGGCCCCACGACGGCCGGGCCCATGACGGCCGCCCGCAGGCGGATCCCCCCGTCACGGTGCTGGCGGACGAACCCGGCCCCCGCGGCCGCGGCACCGGAGCGGGCCTGACCTGGCGGCGCCGCAGGCCGGTCCTCGGCCGGGAGCGGTGGCTGTCCATCCTGAGCCCCATCGCCATGCTGCTGATCTGGGAGATCCTGGTCCGGCTGGGCTGGCTGGATGCCCGGTTCTTCCCGCCACCGAGCCGGGTGGCCGTGCGGTTTGCGGACATGGTGGCCGACGGCACCTTGTTCCACCACCTGGGCATCAGCCTGATGCGGGTCATCCTGGGGTTTGCCGCCGGCGCCGTCCCGGCGGTGGCCATCGGCCTGACCATGGGGCTGTTCCCCTGGGTGCGGGCGGTGCTGGAGCCGGTGGTGGCCGCCCTCTACCCGATCCCGAAGATCGCGCTGCTGCCGCTGCTGCTGATGATCTTCGGCGTCGGCGAGACCTTCAAGGTGGTCACCATCGCCCTGGGCTGCTTCACCCTGGTGCTGGTCAACACCGTGGCCGGGGTCGTCAACATCGAGCGGATCTACGTGGACGTGGCGCGGAACTTCGGCGCCTCCCGCCTCGACTTCTACCGCACCGTGGCCTGGCCGGGCGCCCTGCCCATGATCTTCGCCGGCCTCAAGCTGGGCATGGGCGTGTCGCTGCTGCTCATCGTGGCGGCGGAGATGATCGGCGCCCGCAGCGGCCTGGGGTACCTGATCTGGAACTCGTACCAGGTCTGGGACATGGCCGCCATGTACATCGGCCTGGTGCTGATGAGCTTCTTCGGCTACGTGTTCACCATGGCGCTGAACGAGCTGGAGCGGGTGGTGCTGCCCTGGCGGCCGCGGTAG
- a CDS encoding YHS domain-containing protein produces the protein MTVVAVDPVCGMTIDESTAEEMGVETVVYRGTTYYFCCPYCRKQFERDPEKYLQAPGAHHDETHGAGPA, from the coding sequence ATGACGGTCGTGGCCGTCGATCCCGTGTGCGGCATGACCATCGACGAGTCGACCGCCGAGGAGATGGGGGTCGAAACGGTGGTCTACCGCGGTACCACCTATTATTTCTGCTGCCCCTACTGCCGCAAGCAGTTCGAGCGGGACCCGGAGAAGTACCTGCAGGCGCCGGGAGCCCACCACGACGAGACCCACGGGGCGGGGCCCGCCTGA
- a CDS encoding cation diffusion facilitator family transporter → MAGGERNRAGGIGDDTAASLRGAWLSAGAYLLLSAVKIAVGWRAGSRGVLADGLNNLTDVLASAAVLWGIRAAARPADAEHRYGHGRAETVAQLVVGTVMGLVGLNVGVAALQAALAPQLEPPEPYAAAVALAAAAVMTAVYLYNRALARRTGSPALRAAARDHRSDALVSLGTVVGIWGARRGWPWLDPVAGLVVGLLVVRTAWRLLAEATHELLDGFEPERLHRLSGRVAAVEGVQDVREVRGRRLGKVAAIDVTITVDPDLTVEESHAVADRVEQALRRDPDIQHVHVHVEPHPAGRPGSTVPPGGPPAASAAGRRDGPAVARRDGAMAGPSHADEPDEPGRSRNPGPGETPAPM, encoded by the coding sequence GTGGCAGGTGGGGAGCGGAACCGGGCGGGCGGGATCGGCGACGACACCGCCGCCAGCCTGCGGGGCGCGTGGCTGAGTGCCGGGGCCTACCTCCTGCTCAGCGCCGTGAAGATCGCCGTGGGCTGGCGGGCGGGGTCCCGGGGCGTGCTGGCCGACGGCCTCAACAACCTGACCGACGTCCTGGCGTCGGCGGCGGTCCTGTGGGGCATCCGGGCGGCCGCCCGGCCCGCCGACGCCGAGCACCGCTACGGCCACGGCCGGGCGGAGACCGTGGCCCAACTGGTGGTGGGGACCGTCATGGGCCTGGTGGGCCTGAACGTCGGCGTGGCGGCCCTGCAGGCGGCCCTGGCGCCACAGCTCGAGCCGCCCGAACCCTACGCCGCGGCCGTCGCCCTGGCCGCGGCCGCCGTGATGACGGCGGTGTACCTGTACAACCGCGCCCTGGCCCGGCGCACGGGCAGCCCCGCCCTGCGGGCCGCCGCCCGGGACCACCGCTCCGACGCCCTGGTCAGCCTGGGCACGGTGGTGGGCATCTGGGGCGCCCGGCGCGGCTGGCCCTGGTTGGATCCGGTGGCGGGGCTGGTCGTCGGCCTGCTGGTGGTGAGGACGGCCTGGCGCCTGCTGGCCGAGGCGACCCACGAGCTGCTGGACGGCTTCGAACCCGAGCGCTTGCACCGGCTGAGCGGGCGGGTGGCGGCCGTCGAGGGCGTGCAGGACGTGCGGGAGGTGCGCGGCCGGCGCCTGGGGAAGGTGGCCGCCATCGACGTCACCATCACCGTGGACCCGGACCTGACGGTGGAGGAGTCCCACGCCGTGGCGGACCGGGTCGAACAGGCCCTGCGCCGCGACCCCGACATCCAGCACGTGCACGTGCACGTCGAGCCCCATCCCGCCGGGCGGCCCGGCAGCACCGTGCCGCCGGGGGGCCCGCCGGCCGCCTCCGCCGCCGGCAGGCGAGACGGGCCGGCCGTGGCCCGGCGGGATGGGGCGATGGCCGGCCCCTCCCATGCGGACGAACCGGACGAGCCCGGCCGGAGCCGCAACCCCGGCCCCGGGGAAACGCCGGCGCCGATGTAG
- the rlmD gene encoding 23S rRNA (uracil(1939)-C(5))-methyltransferase RlmD gives MSRERRGARPPTNRPRSATGRERRHRHRPGAGDRDGAAAGGTPGAGRPLRPGQVIELEPHALAAGGDAVARYGGMAVFVPWAVPGDRLRVRVVDVKPRFARAEPEALLVPGPGRVDPACPLFARCGGCRLQHLAYPQQLAWKRQMVVDALERIGRIPDPPVGETLGMDPPWYYRNKAAIPVRRLPSGRVVMGFFAPGTHAVIDLEATGCAIQHPVINQVVAALRRWLEEDPDGRATSTYDETRHQGLLRHLVVRVGLRSGEALAGLVVNGEGLPGEERLARYLRREVPQLVGVVKNLHRRPGNAILGPETVPLDGRPWIFDELGGLRFRISLESFYQVNPVQAERLYRLALDYALGRPITAEAPKGPGPGSLADEPAGRRALATGEAASVTPGGAMATRAAPAAGGSGLPTGDATAGGGAGFWLVDAYAGIGTLALLAAARLRDGVVAQDRRSWRVTAIEVVPEATEDARTNAALNGLENVEFVTGAVEEVLPHLAAALQEAAGTGPGRGGPDVVLLDPPRKGCDPAALAACLELAPPRIVYVSCNPVTLARDLAVLCDTGSPAAPPLPALPRPAAAAGAAGAGGEAAMVEGVPAGGATAPGAAAGGGTAGDAQGGVRPRRRPRYRVVAVRPVDMFPQTAHVECVALLERDDGGGPAPGAGTTGPAGTATATAGAITAGTGAGDR, from the coding sequence ATGTCCCGGGAGCGACGGGGCGCCCGCCCCCCCACGAACCGTCCGCGATCCGCCACCGGCAGGGAGCGGCGTCATCGCCACCGCCCCGGCGCCGGGGACCGGGATGGTGCCGCGGCCGGCGGCACCCCCGGGGCCGGCCGGCCGCTCCGGCCCGGCCAGGTGATCGAACTCGAACCCCACGCCCTGGCCGCGGGCGGCGACGCCGTCGCCCGGTACGGCGGCATGGCCGTGTTCGTCCCCTGGGCCGTGCCGGGGGATCGGCTGCGCGTCCGGGTGGTCGACGTCAAGCCCCGCTTCGCCCGGGCCGAGCCGGAGGCCCTGCTGGTGCCGGGGCCGGGCCGTGTGGACCCGGCGTGCCCCCTCTTCGCCCGTTGTGGCGGCTGCCGCCTGCAGCACCTCGCCTACCCCCAGCAACTGGCGTGGAAGCGGCAGATGGTGGTCGACGCCCTGGAACGCATCGGCCGGATCCCCGACCCGCCCGTGGGCGAGACCCTGGGCATGGACCCGCCCTGGTACTACCGCAACAAGGCCGCCATCCCGGTGCGCCGGCTCCCGTCGGGCCGCGTGGTCATGGGCTTCTTCGCGCCGGGCACCCATGCCGTGATCGACCTGGAGGCGACGGGCTGCGCCATCCAGCACCCCGTGATCAACCAGGTGGTCGCCGCCCTGCGCCGTTGGCTGGAAGAAGACCCCGACGGGCGCGCCACCTCGACCTACGACGAGACGCGGCACCAGGGGCTGCTGCGGCACCTGGTGGTGCGGGTAGGTTTGCGGAGCGGCGAGGCGCTGGCCGGGCTGGTGGTCAACGGGGAGGGGTTGCCGGGGGAGGAGCGCCTGGCCCGATACCTGCGGCGGGAAGTGCCGCAACTGGTCGGGGTGGTGAAGAACCTGCACCGGCGGCCGGGCAACGCGATCCTGGGGCCGGAGACGGTGCCCCTGGACGGCCGGCCGTGGATCTTCGACGAGCTGGGGGGCCTGCGGTTTCGCATCTCCCTGGAGTCGTTCTACCAGGTCAACCCGGTGCAGGCCGAGCGGCTGTACCGGCTCGCCTTGGACTACGCGTTGGGTAGGCCCATCACCGCCGAAGCCCCGAAGGGACCGGGTCCCGGTTCCCTGGCGGACGAACCGGCCGGCCGGCGGGCCCTTGCCACCGGCGAGGCCGCCTCGGTGACGCCAGGGGGCGCGATGGCCACCAGGGCCGCCCCGGCGGCCGGTGGCAGCGGTCTTCCGACCGGCGACGCGACGGCCGGCGGCGGCGCCGGCTTCTGGCTGGTCGACGCCTACGCCGGCATCGGCACCCTGGCCCTGCTGGCCGCCGCCCGCCTGCGGGATGGGGTGGTGGCCCAGGACCGCCGGTCCTGGCGGGTGACCGCCATCGAGGTGGTGCCCGAGGCCACCGAAGACGCCCGGACCAACGCCGCCCTCAACGGGCTGGAGAACGTGGAGTTCGTCACCGGGGCGGTGGAGGAGGTCTTGCCGCACCTGGCGGCAGCCTTGCAGGAAGCGGCCGGTACCGGCCCCGGCCGCGGCGGCCCGGACGTCGTCCTGCTCGATCCGCCCCGCAAAGGGTGCGACCCGGCGGCCCTGGCCGCCTGCCTGGAACTGGCCCCGCCACGGATCGTGTACGTATCGTGCAATCCCGTGACCCTGGCCCGCGACCTGGCCGTGCTGTGCGACACCGGCTCGCCGGCGGCCCCGCCCCTGCCCGCCCTGCCGCGGCCCGCCGCGGCCGCCGGTGCCGCCGGGGCCGGTGGGGAGGCGGCCATGGTGGAAGGAGTCCCGGCCGGAGGGGCCACGGCCCCAGGGGCCGCGGCCGGAGGGGGGACGGCGGGGGATGCGCAGGGCGGGGTGCGGCCACGGCGGCGGCCCCGCTACCGGGTGGTGGCGGTTCGTCCGGTGGACATGTTCCCCCAGACGGCCCACGTCGAGTGCGTGGCCCTGCTGGAGCGGGACGACGGCGGCGGCCCGGCCCCCGGGGCCGGCACCACCGGTCCCGCCGGCACCGCTACCGCCACCGCCGGGGCCATCACCGCCGGGACCGGGGCCGGGGACCGCTGA
- a CDS encoding Asp-tRNA(Asn)/Glu-tRNA(Gln) amidotransferase GatCAB subunit A, translated as MEELVRAMAAQLLRREAADDGVIREAAARLEGIVNRLRAFAEEVMGDQLPAFAFDPGHPAYRAAPSLPVENLQQLGATGGTGYGAALPARPAEAARGPRPASREVKAATWAAPGRRAMARGPLAGLTAGELVEAFHAGRLGVEEVTRAVLEQIEALEPHLNAFVTVMAERALATARRRDEELVRWRRNGGGGGTSAAAGLGPLFGVPVALKDLIDVAGVPTTAGSRVRAGHVADRTATVVRRLEEAGAVIVGKTATHEFAFGATTDTPFHGPVHNPWNLDHSAGGSSGGSGAVVGAGLLPVALGTDTGGSIRIPAAACGTVGLKPTYGRVSRHGTVPLSWSLDHTGPLAASVADAARVLEVLAGPDPLDPAAVPVPAQGLLEAAAAGAAGDLRGLRVGVLADWARDRVHPEVEQAFRDALRQLEALGAELVEIGGPGGDGPAFPAAGVLTLVNRVLALAEGGAYHAATLARQAGDYSHEVRIRFELGQFLLARDYLLAQRLRAELARQATAVMEHCHVLVAPTLPIPAPRLGQPVWEPAGADPEPVPEAMIRLTAPFNVTGQPALSVPVAVGASGLPIGVQIVGRVFDEATVLRVGAALEQVRGPLRR; from the coding sequence TTGGAAGAACTGGTCCGTGCGATGGCCGCCCAGCTGCTGCGGCGGGAAGCCGCCGACGACGGGGTGATCCGGGAGGCGGCGGCGCGGCTGGAGGGGATCGTCAACCGGCTGCGGGCCTTCGCCGAGGAGGTCATGGGCGACCAGCTGCCCGCCTTCGCCTTCGATCCGGGCCACCCGGCCTACCGGGCGGCCCCGTCCCTCCCCGTCGAGAACCTCCAGCAGCTGGGGGCCACGGGGGGCACGGGGTACGGAGCGGCCCTGCCGGCCCGCCCGGCAGAGGCGGCCAGGGGACCCCGGCCGGCATCGCGTGAGGTCAAGGCGGCGACCTGGGCCGCCCCCGGGCGCCGGGCCATGGCCCGCGGCCCCCTGGCCGGCCTCACCGCCGGCGAGCTGGTGGAGGCGTTTCATGCCGGCCGGCTGGGGGTGGAAGAGGTCACCCGGGCCGTCCTGGAGCAGATCGAGGCGCTGGAGCCCCACCTCAACGCCTTCGTCACCGTGATGGCAGAACGCGCCCTGGCCACGGCCCGACGGCGGGACGAGGAGCTGGTCCGGTGGCGCCGCAACGGGGGCGGCGGGGGGACCAGCGCGGCGGCCGGCTTGGGCCCCCTGTTCGGCGTGCCCGTGGCCCTGAAGGACCTGATCGATGTCGCTGGCGTCCCGACCACCGCGGGCTCCCGGGTGCGGGCGGGGCACGTGGCGGACCGCACCGCCACCGTGGTGCGGCGGCTGGAAGAGGCGGGGGCGGTGATCGTTGGCAAGACCGCCACCCACGAGTTCGCCTTCGGCGCCACCACCGACACCCCCTTCCACGGTCCCGTCCACAACCCGTGGAACCTGGACCACTCGGCGGGCGGATCCAGCGGCGGTTCGGGCGCCGTCGTGGGGGCAGGGCTCCTGCCCGTCGCCTTGGGCACCGACACCGGCGGCTCCATCCGCATCCCCGCCGCCGCCTGCGGCACCGTGGGCCTCAAGCCCACCTACGGCCGGGTGAGCCGCCACGGCACGGTGCCCCTGAGCTGGTCCCTGGATCACACGGGCCCCCTGGCGGCCTCGGTGGCCGACGCCGCCCGGGTGCTGGAAGTCCTGGCGGGCCCCGACCCCCTGGACCCGGCGGCGGTACCGGTCCCGGCCCAGGGCCTGCTGGAGGCCGCGGCGGCCGGGGCGGCAGGCGACTTGCGCGGCCTGCGGGTGGGAGTGCTGGCCGACTGGGCCCGGGACCGGGTTCATCCCGAGGTGGAACAGGCCTTCCGCGACGCCTTGCGGCAGCTGGAGGCTCTGGGCGCCGAGCTGGTGGAGATCGGCGGCCCGGGCGGCGACGGCCCGGCCTTCCCGGCGGCGGGGGTGCTGACCCTGGTCAACCGCGTCCTCGCCCTGGCCGAGGGCGGCGCGTACCACGCGGCCACCCTGGCCCGCCAGGCCGGTGACTACAGCCACGAGGTGCGGATCCGGTTCGAGCTGGGCCAGTTCCTCCTGGCCCGGGATTACCTGCTGGCCCAGCGGTTGCGGGCGGAGCTGGCCCGCCAGGCCACGGCGGTGATGGAGCACTGCCACGTGCTGGTGGCGCCGACCCTGCCCATCCCGGCCCCCCGCCTGGGCCAGCCGGTGTGGGAGCCCGCCGGGGCCGATCCCGAGCCGGTGCCCGAGGCCATGATCCGGCTGACCGCGCCCTTCAACGTGACGGGCCAGCCGGCCTTGTCGGTGCCGGTGGCCGTGGGGGCCAGCGGGCTGCCCATCGGGGTGCAGATCGTGGGCCGGGTCTTCGACGAGGCCACGGTGCTGCGGGTGGGGGCGGCCCTGGAGCAGGTCCGCGGCCCGCTGCGGCGGTGA
- a CDS encoding ABC transporter substrate-binding protein: MEGTSNLAGGGAAAPAPGRGGPGTAPPVEGGARRAVRGHRRRGRVLPGLAAVLAVALLVAACGTAGSSGGGGPAGTPAGAADGGGAGGGSGTGATGDCSQRPGLAGVPPLPREVTVKIAEDGAPSGAGFYIATEKGYFRDLCIKPEFVSFESSAYMLPALAADQVQVAGGVLSVGLWNAIESGLELRIIATKGENVPGRSYFNLTVAADQADAIKDYADLKGKRIAITAEASLDEQFVDLALQHAGLTRGDVQYVIIRSFGDMNAALANGAVDVAMHIEPLITQAEEQGILKRFGDAGRDYAPGFQIAEVLASPQFVADKELSQRFMLAYVKALRDYNDAFIRRDEAKMADIIPIMTKYTALKDPALWKKVYVPGLNPDGRLNVESLKAQLEWYRARGYFTGQIDLDQVIDLSLVDYAVQVLGPYDAGR; the protein is encoded by the coding sequence ATGGAAGGAACCAGCAACCTGGCGGGAGGTGGAGCGGCGGCGCCGGCCCCGGGCCGCGGTGGCCCGGGGACCGCCCCACCGGTGGAAGGGGGGGCCCGGCGCGCCGTCCGCGGCCACCGGCGGCGGGGCCGCGTTCTTCCCGGGCTGGCGGCCGTCCTGGCGGTGGCGCTGCTGGTGGCCGCGTGCGGCACGGCGGGCAGCTCCGGGGGCGGTGGGCCGGCGGGCACGCCGGCCGGTGCCGCGGACGGCGGGGGCGCAGGCGGCGGTTCGGGCACCGGCGCCACGGGCGACTGCAGCCAGCGGCCCGGGCTGGCCGGGGTCCCGCCCCTGCCCCGGGAGGTCACGGTGAAGATCGCGGAAGACGGCGCGCCATCGGGGGCGGGCTTCTACATCGCCACCGAGAAGGGCTACTTCCGCGACCTGTGCATCAAGCCGGAATTCGTCAGCTTCGAGTCCAGCGCCTACATGCTGCCGGCCCTGGCCGCCGACCAGGTGCAGGTGGCGGGCGGTGTGCTCAGCGTCGGCCTCTGGAACGCCATCGAGAGCGGGCTGGAGCTGCGGATCATCGCCACCAAGGGCGAGAACGTCCCCGGCCGCTCCTACTTCAACCTGACGGTGGCCGCCGACCAGGCCGACGCGATCAAGGACTACGCCGACCTGAAGGGCAAGCGCATCGCCATCACCGCCGAGGCGTCCCTGGACGAACAGTTCGTGGACCTGGCCCTCCAGCATGCGGGCCTGACCCGCGGCGACGTCCAGTACGTGATCATCCGGTCCTTCGGCGACATGAACGCCGCCCTGGCCAACGGGGCCGTGGACGTGGCGATGCACATCGAGCCCCTGATCACCCAGGCGGAGGAACAGGGCATCCTGAAGCGCTTCGGCGACGCGGGTCGGGACTACGCCCCCGGCTTCCAGATCGCCGAGGTGCTGGCCAGCCCGCAGTTCGTCGCTGACAAGGAGCTGTCCCAACGCTTCATGCTGGCCTACGTCAAGGCGTTGCGGGACTACAACGACGCCTTCATCCGGCGGGATGAAGCCAAAATGGCCGACATCATTCCCATCATGACGAAGTACACCGCCCTCAAGGACCCGGCGCTCTGGAAGAAGGTGTACGTCCCCGGCCTGAACCCTGACGGGCGCCTCAACGTGGAGAGCCTGAAGGCGCAGCTGGAGTGGTACCGCGCGCGCGGGTACTTCACGGGCCAGATCGACCTGGATCAGGTGATCGACCTGTCGCTGGTGGACTACGCGGTGCAGGTGCTCGGTCCGTACGACGCGGGCCGGTAG
- the hemQ gene encoding hydrogen peroxide-dependent heme synthase, whose translation METRGNQHTHPAPAATTAGPGGHPGARSGAGGGPEGAGPEAAGGPQNPPPFTLEGWFILHDFRRIDWRRWKALDPARRAAIAREAADFLRQVAEARDTGEGASALYRVVGHKADLLWLHFRPALADLSDLEAALSRTALGDYLEPAYSYVSVTELSFYRSGPGGPGRDLSGDPFVKARLYPEIPAARHVCFYPMNKKRAGADNWYMLPFEERGRLMHSHGLIGRKYAGRVTQIISGSVGLDDWEWGVTLFADDPVDFKRVVYEMRFDEASARYGEFGPFYVGVRTGPDDLVAFLCREAAGR comes from the coding sequence ATGGAAACCCGCGGCAACCAGCACACCCATCCCGCGCCGGCCGCCACGACCGCCGGTCCGGGCGGTCATCCCGGCGCCAGGTCCGGGGCCGGCGGTGGCCCGGAGGGTGCCGGGCCGGAGGCTGCCGGCGGCCCCCAGAACCCGCCGCCCTTCACGCTGGAAGGCTGGTTCATCCTGCACGACTTCCGGCGCATCGACTGGCGGCGATGGAAGGCGCTGGATCCCGCCCGGCGGGCGGCCATCGCCCGGGAGGCGGCGGACTTCCTGCGCCAGGTGGCGGAAGCCCGCGATACCGGGGAGGGCGCCAGCGCCCTCTATCGCGTGGTCGGCCACAAGGCGGACCTGCTCTGGCTCCACTTCCGGCCGGCCCTGGCGGACCTCAGCGACCTGGAAGCGGCCCTGTCCCGGACGGCCCTGGGGGACTACCTGGAGCCGGCCTATTCCTATGTGTCGGTGACGGAGCTGAGCTTTTACCGGTCGGGCCCGGGCGGCCCGGGGCGGGACCTCTCCGGCGACCCCTTCGTCAAGGCCCGGCTCTACCCCGAGATCCCGGCGGCCCGCCACGTCTGCTTCTACCCGATGAACAAGAAGCGGGCGGGGGCCGACAACTGGTACATGCTCCCCTTCGAGGAACGCGGCCGCTTGATGCACAGCCACGGCCTGATCGGCCGCAAGTACGCAGGGCGGGTGACCCAGATCATCAGCGGGTCGGTGGGGCTGGACGACTGGGAGTGGGGCGTCACCCTCTTCGCCGACGACCCCGTGGACTTCAAGCGCGTGGTCTACGAGATGCGCTTCGACGAGGCCAGCGCCCGCTACGGCGAATTCGGCCCCTTCTACGTGGGCGTCCGCACCGGGCCCGACGACCTGGTCGCCTTCCTCTGCCGGGAGGCGGCGGGCCGGTGA